The window GGCCCGGACCCTCTCGATGCGCGCCGAGCAGCTCACGGCGCTGTTCGACGACTACGACGTCGACGCGGAGTAGCCGCGGTCGCCCGCACCGGCGGTTCGCCGGCGAACGGGGCCGGGGCCCCTATTTTTATACAACAGGTATAGGTAGTCCCACGCATGGACGTAGGTGTCCTCACCGTTCCACTCGGTGACCAGTCCGTCGACGAAGCGCTCTCGTACCTCGACGACCTCGGCGTCGACGCCGTGGAACTGGGCTGCGGCGGCTTCGTCGGCGACGACCACCTGCCGCGCGACGAGTACCTCGACGACGAGGACGCGCAGGCCGAACTCCTCGAGACGGTCGAGGCCCACGACATGTACGTCAGCGCGCTGGCGACGCACAACAACCCGATCCACCCCGACGACGAGCGGGCGCAGGCGGCCGACACCGAGCTCCGGGAGGCCATCGAACTGGCCGGCCAGCTCGGCGTCGACGCGGTCACCTGCTTCTCGGGGCTGCCCGCCGGCAGCGAGGCCGGCGAGGTGCCCAACTGGATCACCGCGCCGTGGCCCAACGAGCACAGCGACGCCCTGGAGCACCAGTGGGAGGAGGTCGCCATCCCCTACTGGTCCGAGATCGCCGACCACGCCGAGGACCACGGCGTGGACGTCGCCATCGAGATGCACCCCAACATGCTCGTCTACGAGCCCCGAAGCATGCTGCGGCTCCGCGAGGCCACCGGCGAGCGGATCGGCGCCAACTTCGATCCCTCCCACCTCTACTGGCAGGGCATCGACGTCACCGACGCCATCCGCCTGCTGGGCGAGGCGGACGCCATCCACCACTTCCACGCCAAGGACACGAAGGTGTACGACGCGAACGCCCGCGAGAAGGGCGTCCTCGACACGGCGCCG of the Halomicrobium salinisoli genome contains:
- a CDS encoding sugar phosphate isomerase/epimerase family protein, with the protein product MDVGVLTVPLGDQSVDEALSYLDDLGVDAVELGCGGFVGDDHLPRDEYLDDEDAQAELLETVEAHDMYVSALATHNNPIHPDDERAQAADTELREAIELAGQLGVDAVTCFSGLPAGSEAGEVPNWITAPWPNEHSDALEHQWEEVAIPYWSEIADHAEDHGVDVAIEMHPNMLVYEPRSMLRLREATGERIGANFDPSHLYWQGIDVTDAIRLLGEADAIHHFHAKDTKVYDANAREKGVLDTAPYTDEADRSWLFRSIGYGHGEQHWKDVVSTLRMVDYDGALSIEHEDSLTSSNEGLEKAVDVLSRAVFETTPGEAYWA